In Ascaphus truei isolate aAscTru1 chromosome 21, aAscTru1.hap1, whole genome shotgun sequence, one DNA window encodes the following:
- the LOC142471906 gene encoding protein bicaudal D homolog 2-like isoform X2 produces the protein MERKDMAVLRAELDRLSAELQETTDEKVQAAQYGLAVLEENSELKLKYSDLESDCEVLRLELKQMKEALSESHGNLKRTTTDGESREESLLKETALREAKLTDKIDSLQSELKQIKSFVTNTSSENERLHTVTQNLKKEYQDIEKEKSQLRDEMKQCKIREMRQLQDFSELEEENISLLKQVSVLKENQVEFEGLKHELKRRDEEIEILNGQLDELVRLKDISESHLEEALETLKSEREQKNELRRELSGFLNNYDSIGSLQVNFDDLNEEECDSGYSHGGLGKKNGEIWMSTPRNSDVYNSGPKLASDLFTELSLTEIQKLKQQLLQEERTRLLIDYLIHISLHMLFILEIHRPEKAKTFYEVVLPNYFFSPSPPLFLPPPPPLSSLC, from the exons ATGGAGCGCAAGGATATGGCGGTGCTGCGGGCTGAACTGGACCGTCTGTCTGCTGAACTTCAGGAGACGACCGACGAAAAGGTCCAAGCCGCTCAGTATGGACTGGCCGTGCTGGAGGAGAACTCTGAATTAAAGCTCAAGTACTCCGACCTGGAGTCGGACTGTGAGGTGCTGAGACTGGAACTGAAGCAGATGAAGGAG GCACTGTCTGAATCCCACGGCAATCTCAAACGTACCACTACAGATGGAGAGAGTCGTGAGGAGAGTTTGCTCAAAGAAACTGCTTTAAGGGAAGCCAAGTTAACAGACAAAATTGATTCTCTACAAAGTGAACTCAAACAGATTAAATCTTTTGTTACAAACACATCTTCAGAAAATGAGCGTCTCCATACAGTTACACAAAATCTGAAGAAG GAATACCAAGATATTGAGAAAGAAAAGTCTCAACTGCGGGATGAAATGAAGCAGTGCAAGATTAGAGAAATGAGACAGCTGCAAGACTTCTCTGAGCTAGAAGAGGAAAATATCTCTCTCCTGAAACAAGTTTCTGTTTTAAAGGAAAATCAG GTGGAATTTGAAGGGTTAAAGCACGAGCTGAAAAGAAGAGATGAAGAGATTGAGATTCTGAATGGGCAGTTGGACGAGCTGGTGAGGCTGAAGGACATCTCTGAAAGTCATCTGGAAGAGGCGCTAGAGACGCTGAAAAGCGAGCGGGAGCAGAAAAATGAGCTGCGCCGGGAACTCTCTGGGTTCCTCAACAACTATGATTCTATAGGGAGCCTGCAGGTGAACTTTGATGATCTGAATGAAGAGGAGTGTGACAGTGGATACAGCCATGGTGGACTGGGCAAGAAGAATGGTGAAATCTGGATGTCCACACCTCGCAACAGTGACGTGTACAATTCTGGCCCCAAGCTGGCATCCGATCTCTTCACAGAGCTTAGTCTGACAGAAATTCAGAAACTCAAGCAGCAGTTACTGCAG GAGGAGCGAACCAGGCTACTGATTGATTATCTCATCCATATCTCATTACATATGCTGTTTATTTTGGAGATCCACCGACCAGAAAAAGCAAAAACTTTTTATGAAGTAGTGTTAccaaattattttttttccccttcccctcctctctttctccccccccccccccccctatcatcTCTCTGCTGA